The following coding sequences are from one Candidatus Nitrohelix vancouverensis window:
- a CDS encoding radical SAM protein has translation MTDSTTDLQSPQAKMDFRAYSISWNLTKRCNLNCDHCYLDADFRGGFRTDELNTEECFRVVDQIAEVNPNAFLILTGGEPLLRPDIYEIIRYAADKKFMVVLGTNGTLINHANAKKIKEAGAHGVGISIDSMDAIKHNKFRGVDQAWENSTKAFDILNEVGVDFLIQMSVSDMNYKEIPEVVAYAESIGAIAFNLYFLVCTGRGQGNTDISNAAYEEALKTLYDLQMEYRGRLMINSKCAPQYKRVVYENDPDSVYTRTYSGGCPAATHYSRITPEGNLTPCPFIEEPVGNLKNSSFKDLWNNSPRMLELRDRKNLEGKCGTCEFSAMCSGCRARAFAETGNYMAEDPSCDYEPGKYGNKEITLKVEDTLGLEVEYHVQWTPEAKQRLERIPSFARGMVVKGIERFAEERNIALIDEAVVKKSREEMIEKRGAMFPFLKKFINSEKE, from the coding sequence ATGACAGATTCCACTACCGATCTGCAATCGCCCCAGGCAAAAATGGATTTCCGGGCTTATTCAATTTCCTGGAACCTTACCAAACGTTGCAACTTGAATTGCGACCACTGTTACCTGGACGCCGACTTTCGCGGCGGTTTCAGAACGGACGAACTCAATACCGAAGAATGTTTTCGCGTGGTCGACCAGATCGCCGAAGTCAACCCCAACGCATTCCTGATTTTGACTGGTGGCGAGCCGCTACTGCGCCCCGACATCTACGAAATCATCCGCTATGCCGCCGATAAAAAATTCATGGTGGTGCTGGGAACCAACGGAACCCTCATCAACCACGCCAACGCGAAGAAGATCAAGGAAGCAGGCGCGCACGGCGTCGGCATCAGCATCGATTCGATGGACGCCATCAAACACAATAAATTCCGCGGCGTCGATCAGGCTTGGGAAAATTCCACCAAAGCCTTCGACATTCTCAACGAAGTGGGCGTCGATTTCCTCATCCAGATGTCTGTTTCCGATATGAACTACAAGGAAATCCCGGAAGTCGTCGCGTATGCCGAAAGCATCGGCGCGATCGCTTTCAACCTGTATTTTCTCGTCTGCACCGGTCGCGGCCAGGGCAACACGGATATCTCCAACGCCGCTTACGAAGAAGCGCTCAAAACCCTGTACGATCTTCAAATGGAATATCGCGGACGCCTGATGATCAATTCCAAATGCGCGCCGCAATACAAGCGCGTCGTTTATGAAAACGATCCCGATTCCGTTTACACGCGCACCTACTCCGGTGGCTGTCCGGCGGCAACGCATTACAGCCGCATCACCCCGGAAGGCAATCTGACTCCCTGCCCCTTCATCGAAGAGCCGGTCGGCAATCTGAAGAATTCCAGTTTCAAAGACTTATGGAATAATTCGCCACGCATGCTCGAACTGCGCGACCGAAAAAATCTGGAAGGCAAATGCGGCACCTGCGAATTCTCAGCCATGTGTTCCGGCTGTCGCGCCCGCGCCTTTGCCGAAACCGGCAATTATATGGCGGAAGATCCTTCCTGTGATTACGAACCCGGTAAATACGGCAATAAGGAAATCACCCTTAAAGTCGAGGACACGCTGGGTCTGGAAGTCGAATACCATGTCCAATGGACGCCGGAAGCCAAGCAGAGACTGGAACGCATTCCTTCCTTTGCGCGGGGAATGGTCGTTAAGGGCATCGAACGATTTGCGGAAGAAAGAAACATCGCATTGATCGACGAAGCGGTCGTGAAAAAATCGCGCGAAGAAATGATCGAAAAACGCGGCGCCATGTTCCCTTTCCTCAAAAAGTTCATCAATTCGGAAAAAGAATAA
- the gspE gene encoding type II secretion system ATPase GspE, which yields MLKKSDPVERILLQHKKISEKSLQEIKAKQLHNGKYLGKSLVDHGFIHVQTLLSTLSEELGAPYLSKDDFQNKELPVQGLDIPETFLREKLVFPIEVSGNTLRIVMYDPFDWGAIENLKVSLGKEIKVCLASESDILESIELYYGGGASAMDRMVGQIDQDETKNGDDDENAEQIRDMASEAPVIKLVNHVITRGIEMGASDIHLEPFAEDLILRYRVDGILHEVESPPKRLNSAISTRIKIMAKLDISERRLPQDGRIKLKIHGKDIDMRVSTLPTLYGESVVMRILDRGALQVNLDHLGFPERELKLFEELIKKPYGKLLVTGPTGSGKTTTLYAALDKINTPDKKIITIEDPVEYQMKGVNQIHVRSQIGLSFAQGLRSIVRQDPDVIMVGEIRDSETADISIQAALTGHMVFSTVHTNDAAGAVSRLLDMGVQSYLLSSALLGVLAQRLVRIICEHCKEPVALPAQFVQEIGLGDKGKVMVFHGKGCKACNQTGFRGRVGIYELLIVDDEIRRLIVEKASSHVIRAAAMKTGMRRLRDDGWRKVLEGVTTVEEVLRVTLNDSV from the coding sequence ATGCTGAAAAAATCTGATCCTGTAGAGCGCATCCTGCTTCAACACAAGAAGATTTCAGAAAAATCGCTCCAGGAAATCAAAGCGAAGCAGTTGCACAACGGAAAGTATCTAGGGAAATCCCTGGTCGATCACGGTTTCATCCACGTCCAGACCCTGCTCTCCACCTTGAGCGAAGAGCTGGGCGCGCCCTATCTGAGCAAAGACGATTTTCAGAACAAAGAACTTCCCGTGCAGGGACTCGACATTCCCGAAACTTTTCTCCGCGAGAAACTGGTATTCCCGATTGAAGTCTCAGGCAATACGCTTCGCATCGTCATGTACGACCCCTTCGACTGGGGAGCCATCGAAAACCTGAAAGTATCTTTGGGCAAAGAGATCAAAGTCTGCCTTGCCAGCGAAAGCGATATTCTCGAATCCATCGAACTGTATTACGGCGGCGGCGCCTCCGCGATGGATCGCATGGTCGGTCAAATCGATCAGGACGAAACCAAAAACGGCGACGACGACGAAAATGCCGAACAAATTCGCGACATGGCGTCGGAAGCGCCCGTCATCAAACTGGTCAACCACGTCATCACTCGCGGCATCGAAATGGGAGCCAGCGATATCCATCTTGAGCCTTTTGCTGAAGACCTGATCCTGCGCTACCGCGTCGACGGCATTCTGCACGAGGTGGAATCGCCGCCAAAACGTTTGAATTCCGCCATCAGCACACGCATCAAAATCATGGCGAAGCTGGACATCTCGGAGCGACGTCTGCCGCAGGATGGGCGCATCAAATTGAAAATTCACGGCAAGGACATCGACATGCGCGTGTCCACCCTGCCCACCCTTTACGGCGAAAGCGTGGTCATGCGTATTCTCGATCGCGGCGCCCTGCAGGTCAATCTCGATCACCTGGGTTTCCCCGAGCGCGAACTCAAATTATTTGAGGAGTTGATTAAAAAGCCCTATGGAAAACTCCTCGTCACCGGCCCGACCGGTAGCGGCAAGACCACCACCCTGTACGCGGCTCTCGATAAAATCAACACGCCCGACAAAAAAATAATCACCATCGAAGACCCCGTCGAGTATCAGATGAAAGGCGTCAACCAGATTCATGTGCGCTCGCAAATCGGGCTCAGTTTCGCGCAAGGCTTGCGCTCCATCGTTCGCCAGGATCCCGACGTCATCATGGTCGGCGAGATCCGCGACTCGGAAACCGCAGACATCTCTATTCAGGCCGCCCTGACCGGTCACATGGTTTTCAGCACCGTTCACACCAACGACGCGGCGGGCGCCGTATCGCGCCTGCTCGACATGGGCGTTCAAAGCTATCTCCTGTCGTCCGCCCTGCTCGGCGTGCTCGCCCAGCGACTGGTGCGCATCATTTGCGAACACTGCAAGGAACCCGTCGCCCTGCCCGCCCAGTTCGTTCAGGAAATCGGCCTGGGAGACAAAGGCAAGGTCATGGTCTTTCACGGCAAAGGCTGTAAAGCCTGCAACCAAACCGGGTTTCGCGGGCGCGTCGGCATTTACGAATTGCTGATCGTCGACGATGAAATCCGACGACTCATCGTCGAGAAGGCCAGCTCCCACGTCATTCGCGCCGCCGCCATGAAAACCGGCATGCGTCGCTTGAGAGACGACGGCTGGAGAAAAGTTCTGGAAGGCGTCACCACGGTCGAAGAAGTTCTCCGAGTCACCCTGAACGACAGCGTATAA
- the gspF gene encoding type II secretion system inner membrane protein GspF has product MSTYYYRATDQRGNYCEGHVEAADYRMAVQSVRSLNYFPIEVKSQPLKKKVSLNSPEIKFEFGKRISPREMMDITQQLATLVESGFTIDKSLGVLTQLTEKAYSKSVLADVQEKVHAGSSLADALAEHPKDFSKLYLNMIRAGEAGGTLGPSLTRLAGFLERSEELKANIRSAMVYPAILTLVGGGAVAVLITVVIPQFSKLFEEMGQALPTPTKIMLGFSALLTDYWWALLIATIAFGFGFYLFLKTEKGRLKWDGLLLKLPVLGSLIEKIEVSRFSRTLSTLLQSGVPVLQALTIVSSILENRVISRAMDHIHKGLKGGLGLSGPLIETGVFPALATHMITIGEQSGTLDEMLEKVSNTYDREVERSIKQLISLIEPIMILLMAVIIGFIVISMLLAIFSVNEVSF; this is encoded by the coding sequence ATGAGCACCTATTACTACCGCGCCACCGATCAACGCGGAAATTATTGCGAAGGCCATGTTGAAGCCGCAGATTACCGCATGGCGGTGCAGTCCGTCCGAAGCCTCAACTATTTCCCGATCGAGGTCAAAAGCCAGCCGCTGAAGAAAAAGGTTTCGCTTAACAGCCCGGAGATCAAATTCGAATTCGGCAAACGAATCTCGCCGCGGGAGATGATGGACATCACCCAGCAACTGGCGACGCTGGTGGAATCGGGATTCACCATCGACAAAAGCCTCGGCGTGCTCACGCAGTTGACAGAGAAAGCCTACAGCAAATCGGTTCTCGCCGACGTTCAGGAAAAAGTTCATGCAGGAAGCTCCCTCGCCGACGCGCTGGCGGAGCATCCCAAAGATTTCTCCAAGCTCTATTTGAACATGATCCGCGCCGGAGAAGCGGGCGGGACCCTCGGCCCCTCCCTCACCCGGCTCGCCGGGTTTCTCGAACGCTCGGAAGAACTCAAGGCCAACATCCGTTCCGCCATGGTCTACCCGGCGATCCTGACGCTGGTCGGCGGCGGCGCCGTCGCCGTACTCATCACCGTCGTCATCCCGCAATTCTCCAAGCTCTTCGAGGAGATGGGACAGGCCCTGCCGACGCCCACGAAAATCATGCTCGGCTTCAGCGCACTGTTGACGGATTACTGGTGGGCCTTGCTCATAGCGACGATCGCCTTCGGCTTTGGATTTTATCTGTTTTTGAAAACGGAGAAGGGACGTTTGAAATGGGACGGGCTGTTATTGAAACTTCCCGTCCTCGGCTCTCTGATCGAGAAAATCGAAGTCTCCCGGTTCAGCAGAACGCTTTCCACCCTGCTTCAAAGCGGCGTCCCGGTCTTGCAGGCGCTCACCATTGTCAGCAGTATTCTGGAAAACCGCGTCATCAGCCGGGCGATGGATCATATCCACAAGGGTCTCAAAGGCGGACTCGGCCTGTCCGGCCCCTTGATCGAAACCGGCGTTTTTCCCGCGCTGGCGACGCATATGATCACCATCGGCGAGCAGTCCGGAACGCTGGATGAAATGTTGGAAAAAGTATCGAACACCTACGACAGGGAAGTCGAGCGATCCATCAAACAACTCATTTCCCTGATCGAACCGATCATGATTTTACTGATGGCGGTGATCATCGGATTCATCGTCATCTCCATGTTACTCGCAATCTTCAGCGTCAACGAAGTGTCTTTTTAA
- the gspG gene encoding type II secretion system major pseudopilin GspG, with product MTRASWSLKKSGKADIAPSLKKSDLGFTLIELMVVMVIIALLAGLVVPKFFGQVDKAMQQDAQAQIELLGQALDLYRLEKHKYPTTDQGLEAIQSYLKKEIPKDPWGNPYVYKSPGQHGDYDLVSYGADNAEGGEEINQDIVSWKHIG from the coding sequence ATGACACGCGCCTCATGGTCGTTGAAAAAGTCGGGCAAAGCAGACATTGCGCCATCGTTAAAAAAGTCAGACCTGGGGTTCACGCTGATTGAACTCATGGTCGTGATGGTCATCATCGCCTTGCTCGCCGGACTCGTGGTCCCCAAATTTTTTGGTCAGGTGGACAAGGCCATGCAACAGGACGCCCAGGCGCAGATCGAATTGCTCGGTCAGGCGCTCGATCTCTACCGACTGGAAAAGCATAAATACCCGACCACCGACCAGGGACTGGAGGCCATTCAATCGTATTTGAAAAAAGAAATCCCAAAAGACCCTTGGGGGAATCCCTATGTCTACAAATCTCCGGGACAACATGGCGATTACGATCTGGTGTCCTACGGCGCCGATAACGCCGAAGGCGGGGAGGAAATCAATCAGGATATTGTCAGCTGGAAACATATTGGCTAA
- a CDS encoding prepilin-type N-terminal cleavage/methylation domain-containing protein produces MAKRRSSATSEGFTLLELILVLVLMGLVAGLATPFVMSTVERIQLNTATRKMAAALRYARNEAVTHKKRYLFSVDIDANRYSLSRGDDEEQTLERTVEGDARVAAYENESEPVSSGVFSIQFFPQGSASGGKIRIEPVEREESDSYYVITIDPVTGASRIEQKES; encoded by the coding sequence TTGGCTAAGCGTCGAAGTTCTGCAACGAGCGAGGGCTTCACCCTGCTGGAACTGATCCTGGTTCTGGTTCTCATGGGACTGGTCGCCGGGCTGGCGACGCCCTTCGTCATGTCCACCGTCGAGCGCATTCAGCTGAACACGGCGACTCGCAAAATGGCCGCCGCTCTGCGCTATGCGCGGAACGAAGCGGTGACGCATAAAAAACGCTACCTGTTCAGCGTTGATATCGACGCCAACCGTTACTCCTTGAGCCGGGGCGACGATGAAGAACAGACCCTGGAGCGCACGGTGGAAGGCGACGCCAGAGTCGCGGCTTACGAAAACGAAAGCGAGCCTGTTTCCTCCGGCGTCTTTTCCATACAGTTTTTTCCGCAAGGAAGCGCCAGCGGCGGAAAGATTCGCATCGAGCCTGTTGAACGCGAAGAATCGGACTCATACTATGTCATCACCATCGACCCCGTCACCGGCGCAAGCCGCATCGAACAAAAAGAATCCTGA
- a CDS encoding prepilin-type N-terminal cleavage/methylation domain-containing protein, translated as MSSPSTPSPAQAASNKKNPEAGFSLLEVVVSMAILAIGFVTVMELFSGSVKSASLSEQYLKASTLAHSKFNEMELSNFQLNETSGYFEDPYRWEVEISPYESELNDPDNQINLYQILLTVLWNDAGKEKNVQLAALTLAGESYPRPDSDLSELFAGGAGSIAAGGAEAPAETPDAGDGDSSSGANISGSSTGGFHISGSGSSIPSGSVGKIIIGAT; from the coding sequence ATGTCATCACCATCGACCCCGTCACCGGCGCAAGCCGCATCGAACAAAAAGAATCCTGAGGCCGGCTTCTCGCTTCTGGAAGTCGTGGTCTCCATGGCCATACTGGCCATCGGCTTCGTCACGGTCATGGAACTGTTTTCAGGAAGCGTGAAATCCGCCTCCCTGTCCGAACAGTATCTGAAAGCGTCGACGCTCGCCCATTCGAAATTCAACGAAATGGAGCTTTCCAATTTTCAATTGAACGAAACCAGCGGTTATTTTGAAGACCCTTATCGTTGGGAAGTTGAAATCTCCCCCTACGAGTCAGAACTGAACGACCCGGACAACCAGATCAACCTGTACCAGATTCTCCTCACTGTTTTGTGGAACGACGCCGGCAAGGAAAAGAATGTGCAACTCGCCGCTCTCACTCTTGCAGGCGAGAGCTACCCCCGGCCCGACTCCGACTTGAGCGAACTCTTCGCTGGCGGCGCCGGATCGATCGCCGCAGGCGGCGCGGAAGCGCCCGCAGAAACGCCTGATGCGGGTGATGGGGACTCCTCTTCCGGCGCCAACATCAGCGGCTCTTCAACCGGAGGCTTTCATATTTCAGGAAGCGGCTCCTCCATCCCCAGCGGTTCGGTGGGCAAAATCATCATCGGAGCCACCTGA
- a CDS encoding type II secretion system protein produces the protein MKSISQSDGFTLLELILSLAIVALMVGLSLGGIRLGIMARDAGDNKAETHQRLRTIAQQLGQKIKSNYPVYIQKKDQTFARDEANLQAAKRSLAFQGGENFVRLVTFSPPLTGDPEHAPFAHETLIYQGELPKTGETGIILMEREIQGDNLFTYIEPDQPDSRFYMLSKDVKYLKFRYYQMEKIPKNELESQSNPSITHRGLWVDEIFNVSARQLTEAEIERNKRLGIQGDDAISLPRAIEISIGLTEQPIGEEEAVVAYAPPIIIPLNSGMEFALPAREAEDAAN, from the coding sequence ATGAAATCCATCTCACAATCCGACGGCTTCACCCTGCTGGAACTCATCCTGTCGCTGGCGATTGTCGCCCTCATGGTCGGCCTGTCCCTCGGCGGCATCCGGCTCGGCATCATGGCCCGCGACGCGGGAGACAACAAAGCGGAAACGCATCAACGCCTGAGAACCATCGCGCAACAGCTGGGGCAGAAAATCAAATCCAATTACCCCGTCTATATCCAGAAAAAAGACCAGACCTTCGCGCGCGATGAAGCCAACCTGCAAGCCGCCAAACGTTCGCTCGCATTTCAGGGAGGAGAAAATTTCGTGCGCCTCGTGACTTTCTCTCCGCCCTTGACCGGCGACCCGGAACACGCGCCCTTCGCGCATGAAACGCTCATCTATCAGGGAGAACTCCCGAAAACAGGAGAAACCGGAATCATTCTGATGGAAAGGGAAATTCAGGGCGACAACCTCTTCACCTATATCGAACCGGACCAGCCGGACTCGCGCTTCTACATGCTTTCCAAAGACGTCAAATATCTCAAGTTCCGATATTACCAAATGGAGAAAATCCCCAAAAACGAACTGGAGAGCCAATCCAACCCATCCATCACCCATCGCGGACTCTGGGTCGACGAAATTTTTAACGTCAGCGCCCGTCAATTGACGGAAGCGGAAATAGAACGCAACAAACGTTTGGGAATCCAGGGCGACGACGCCATCAGCCTGCCGCGCGCCATAGAAATCTCCATCGGCCTGACCGAACAGCCCATAGGCGAGGAAGAAGCGGTGGTCGCTTACGCGCCGCCCATCATCATACCGCTGAATTCTGGAATGGAATTTGCATTACCTGCTAGAGAGGCTGAAGATGCCGCCAACTGA
- a CDS encoding general secretion pathway protein GspK, translating into MPPTDKIPTPLARRIGQERGIALMAVLWLLVILMALASEFAFSMKTEVNATRNYKDDLEAYFLAKSGVQLAMAEIIRKAKFHSIHPELGWISGIPAQSGTSVSAGEEETQEFFEINRDDIELGQGTVTYSITDENGKIGVNTASREAIIKVLAALGLEVGQDRDIIADSILDWIDDNDTHRLNGAENDYYQSQTPPYKAKNGRIESINELLLVRGVTPELFYGSDEIGAGLKDLFTIYNVRQTNPNTMSAAALRVFYSGEQMSNILSQKTAKGYFNNSTSTHFRVRSTGSIPGGAEHSIEAVFQKTLVDGKPALTTLFWDDNSFSE; encoded by the coding sequence ATGCCGCCAACTGACAAAATTCCGACGCCTTTGGCGCGCAGAATCGGGCAGGAACGCGGGATCGCCTTGATGGCCGTTTTATGGCTCCTCGTCATCCTCATGGCGCTGGCCAGCGAGTTCGCGTTTTCGATGAAAACCGAAGTCAACGCCACGCGCAATTACAAGGACGATCTGGAAGCCTATTTCCTTGCGAAGTCCGGCGTCCAGTTGGCGATGGCGGAAATCATTCGCAAGGCAAAATTTCATTCGATTCACCCCGAACTGGGATGGATCAGCGGCATTCCCGCTCAGAGCGGAACCAGCGTCAGCGCTGGCGAAGAAGAAACGCAGGAATTTTTTGAAATCAACCGGGACGACATTGAACTCGGACAAGGAACCGTGACTTACTCGATCACAGACGAAAACGGAAAAATCGGCGTCAACACCGCCTCGCGCGAAGCCATCATCAAGGTACTCGCCGCGCTCGGGCTGGAGGTCGGGCAGGATCGCGACATCATCGCCGATTCCATTCTCGACTGGATCGACGACAACGACACGCATCGCCTGAACGGCGCCGAAAACGATTATTACCAATCGCAAACGCCGCCCTACAAGGCGAAAAACGGGCGCATCGAATCCATCAATGAACTCCTGCTAGTCCGCGGCGTCACCCCGGAATTGTTTTACGGCTCCGACGAAATCGGCGCAGGACTCAAGGATTTATTTACGATTTACAACGTCAGACAGACCAATCCCAACACCATGAGCGCGGCGGCTTTGCGAGTGTTTTACAGCGGCGAGCAAATGAGCAACATCCTGTCTCAAAAAACCGCGAAAGGTTATTTCAATAATTCAACCTCGACGCATTTTCGCGTCCGCTCCACCGGCTCCATACCCGGAGGCGCCGAGCACAGCATCGAAGCCGTCTTTCAGAAAACGCTGGTGGACGGTAAACCGGCGTTAACCACTCTCTTTTGGGACGACAACTCGTTCAGCGAATGA
- the gspD gene encoding type II secretion system secretin GspD has translation MRHFLTFILIALLTLSLGCAQKRKSTIDKLKEQTALEELYAKRKDSTKPGDPSGKPGAPQGDVIADKELKALEQIQPPAKSVTVVTVDAPLRKGPGERFKQIGVAKIDANYKLIRSQRLPEEEQNWYLVENARGRKFFISGQDAVPPETTPKETTVEPTVAPPAKQSGEAVAQAPETIQTSKDEIEDEPDQQLSNLDILQMRDTGALDDLRTHLDPSPPVPPELLQAKHITLNFEGTEVYDVITTFCELLQLDYIIEGAIEGKVTLQTFNKIDVKDLYPVLEQILALHNITVVKSGNFYRFLPIEEAQRKATGVYLDDDPALPSDERMVIQIVSLQNISKEAAEKVLKPLLTEKAQFIEVPGSQNMMLVEIASNLKRLVKIVKALDVDKLASSDIQLYRLNNANDEDVAEELKKIFTAMGFADALDKSLTFLPIERMNSILVVNTIESLTPTIDFWMQKLDQPIAEGNVSTFVYYVQNGEAAAISTLLNGIFGQSSGQSSLGNIKLTSDKDTKKTTTSTKETGSKTDKGDKSSGTNVSVTAGGISGEKLEGDITIIPDPDTNSIIIRTNPRNYPAILALIKKLDLFPQQVLIEVLIVDVTIDENTATGLQLAIQDNMGSPTVSGGVNGNTLGATLGAATASLLTTGGSLVVNQAGKLSATLQLFASDSKADILANPILVTSDNKAASISITDEVPIESSSILDTTGGSSLVGTTIEFKDVGIKLDIVPKINSDNFVNLKINQEISSQGNDITLKSGDTTPSFSKRLVNTEVVLRDKQVLIMGGLMRTTINENSSGVPYLKDIPYLGRLFGSKEDSKKKTELMLFITPHIISNSEDSEFITKQFERRLGDFSQYVNRG, from the coding sequence ATGAGACATTTTTTAACATTCATTCTGATCGCCCTGCTGACGCTGTCGCTCGGTTGCGCGCAAAAGCGCAAGTCCACCATCGACAAGCTGAAAGAGCAAACCGCGCTGGAAGAGTTGTACGCAAAGCGCAAGGATTCAACGAAACCCGGCGATCCATCGGGCAAGCCAGGCGCGCCGCAAGGCGACGTCATCGCCGATAAAGAATTGAAGGCGCTCGAGCAGATTCAGCCGCCCGCCAAGTCCGTCACCGTCGTCACGGTCGACGCGCCCTTGCGCAAAGGCCCCGGAGAGCGTTTCAAACAAATCGGCGTCGCCAAGATTGACGCGAACTACAAACTGATTCGCTCTCAGCGTTTACCGGAAGAGGAACAAAACTGGTATCTCGTAGAAAACGCCAGAGGACGAAAATTCTTCATCTCCGGTCAGGACGCCGTTCCGCCTGAAACAACGCCTAAGGAAACGACTGTGGAACCAACGGTCGCGCCGCCAGCCAAACAATCCGGCGAGGCAGTTGCGCAAGCGCCTGAAACAATCCAAACCTCTAAGGATGAAATCGAAGATGAGCCGGATCAGCAATTGAGCAATCTCGATATCCTGCAAATGCGCGATACCGGAGCGCTGGATGATTTGCGCACGCACCTCGATCCCAGTCCGCCGGTTCCTCCGGAATTGCTTCAGGCGAAGCATATCACCCTGAATTTCGAAGGCACCGAGGTTTACGACGTCATCACCACCTTCTGCGAATTACTGCAACTCGACTACATCATCGAAGGCGCGATCGAAGGCAAGGTCACCTTGCAGACCTTCAATAAAATCGACGTGAAAGACCTGTACCCGGTGCTGGAACAGATTCTTGCCCTGCACAATATCACCGTCGTGAAGAGCGGCAATTTTTATCGTTTCCTGCCCATCGAAGAGGCGCAGAGAAAAGCCACCGGCGTTTACCTCGACGACGATCCGGCCTTGCCTTCGGACGAACGCATGGTCATCCAGATCGTTTCCTTGCAGAACATTTCAAAGGAAGCCGCCGAGAAAGTTCTCAAACCCCTGCTCACTGAAAAAGCGCAGTTCATTGAAGTGCCCGGTTCGCAGAACATGATGCTGGTTGAAATCGCATCCAATCTGAAACGACTGGTCAAAATCGTCAAGGCGCTCGACGTGGATAAGCTGGCTTCTTCGGACATTCAACTGTACCGACTGAACAATGCAAACGACGAGGACGTCGCCGAAGAGCTTAAAAAAATATTCACCGCGATGGGCTTTGCCGACGCGCTCGACAAATCCCTGACCTTTCTTCCCATCGAGCGGATGAACTCGATTCTCGTGGTCAACACCATCGAGAGTCTGACGCCGACCATCGACTTCTGGATGCAGAAACTCGACCAGCCCATCGCCGAAGGCAATGTCAGCACCTTTGTCTACTATGTGCAAAATGGCGAGGCGGCGGCGATCTCCACCCTGCTGAACGGAATTTTCGGCCAGTCGTCCGGTCAATCGTCGCTGGGCAATATCAAGCTGACCTCGGACAAGGACACGAAAAAAACAACAACGAGTACAAAAGAAACCGGGAGCAAAACGGATAAGGGCGACAAATCTTCAGGAACCAACGTCAGCGTCACCGCAGGCGGCATCAGCGGTGAAAAGCTCGAAGGCGATATCACCATCATTCCCGATCCCGACACCAACTCGATCATCATTCGCACCAATCCGAGAAACTATCCGGCGATACTGGCGCTCATCAAGAAACTCGACCTGTTCCCGCAACAGGTGCTCATTGAAGTGCTCATCGTCGATGTGACCATTGACGAAAACACCGCCACCGGCCTGCAACTGGCGATTCAGGATAATATGGGCAGTCCGACCGTTTCCGGCGGCGTCAATGGCAATACTCTGGGAGCCACGCTCGGCGCGGCCACCGCCAGCCTGCTCACAACGGGCGGCTCGCTGGTCGTCAATCAGGCGGGCAAACTGTCGGCGACCCTGCAATTATTCGCTTCAGACTCCAAGGCAGACATCCTCGCCAATCCGATTCTGGTGACCTCGGACAACAAGGCGGCGAGCATTTCCATCACCGACGAAGTCCCGATTGAAAGCAGTTCGATTCTGGACACAACGGGAGGCTCGTCACTGGTAGGAACAACCATCGAATTCAAGGACGTCGGCATCAAACTCGACATCGTTCCTAAAATCAATTCCGACAATTTCGTCAACCTGAAGATCAATCAGGAAATCAGCAGTCAGGGCAACGACATCACCCTGAAGTCTGGCGATACCACGCCCTCCTTCAGCAAACGCCTGGTCAACACCGAAGTGGTCCTGCGCGACAAGCAGGTGCTGATCATGGGCGGTTTGATGCGAACCACAATCAACGAAAATTCAAGCGGCGTTCCCTACTTGAAAGACATTCCCTATCTGGGCCGTTTGTTTGGCAGCAAGGAGGACTCAAAAAAGAAAACCGAGCTGATGCTGTTCATCACCCCGCACATCATTTCCAACAGCGAGGACTCCGAGTTCATCACCAAACAGTTCGAGCGTCGCCTCGGCGATTTCAGCCAATACGTGAACCGAGGCTAG